The genomic interval TATTGCCTATAAGGCGTCATCCACGTGTCCCCTTTTTCCAAGGCACATACTTGCACACACTTCTCTTCTTCGGGCGAGGCCGCATAGGAGCTGACGCAGGGTGTCCTCGTCGTATCTTGAATCAAAGAGCGATGGCTCCTTGGCTTTCCTCTCGCCACACTCATGTGAAGAACATCCACCCTATTGTCTGCCACAAACTTTCATGGCGTTTTGAGCGTTTCTTGAATGACCGTCCTCTGCCTttcccccttgcctgagctagccagcttggcgagcaggtcagctctggcattttgttctctagggagatgcaccagctcaaacgtAGCGAAAGCTCCCCTCAACACTTGGACATACTTCAGATACACCGCCATTTGCGGGTCTTTTGCCTGATACTCCCCAGTCACCTGCCCTGTGACCAACTGCGAATCACTCTTTGCCAAGAggctctgcgcacccatctccttggccaagagcattccagcGATTAAAGCCTCATACTCAGCTTGGttattacttgccttgaaggcgaaacgtagggcttgctcgatcaacaccccattaggcccctccaagactattcccgcaccgctccacTGTTGATTGGAggatccatccactgagagcatccactgtgaTCCTAACTCCACCTCTTGGGGGGCACCTCCTGGTGAGAGCTCTGTAACAAAATCTGcgtagacttgccctttgatgaaTCCCCTGGACTCGtactggatatcaaac from Phaseolus vulgaris cultivar G19833 chromosome 1, P. vulgaris v2.0, whole genome shotgun sequence carries:
- the LOC137815818 gene encoding uncharacterized protein — its product is MTALSRFVSAGGEKGHPYFQCLKRNNRFAWTDECEAAFLKLKEYLATPPVLCKPRAGVPLRLYFAVTEWAISSLLVQEQDQVQKPIYFVSKALQGPESRYQSLEKAALAVVFSARRLRHYFHSFTVVVMTDLPIQKVLQKPDVAERMVRWAVELSEFDIQYESRGFIKGQVYADFVTELSPGGAPQEVELGSQWMLSVDGSSNQQWSGAGIVLEGPNGVLIEQALRFAFKASNNQAEYEALIAGMLLAKEMGAQSLLAKSDSQLVTGQVTGEYQAKDPQMAVYLKYVQVLRGAFATFELVHLPREQNARADLLAKLASSGKGERQRTVIQETLKTP